One Archangium violaceum genomic window, GTGCCCTGGCTGGGATGGAGTGACCGCACCTGCCGCTACTGTCTCTCGGGCCGGGAGAACCTCTGCGACAACGCGCGCTTCACCGGCTACCAGCTCGACGGGGGCTACGCCGAGTACGCCGTGGCGGACCACCGCTTCTGCTTCCCCATTCCCGAGGGCTACCCGAACCTGCAGGCCGCGCCGCTCCTGTGCGCGGGGCTCATCGGCTACCGCTGCCTGCGCATGGCCGGAGACGCCGAGCGGCTGGGGTTGTACGGCTTCGGCGCGGCGGCGCACGTCATCATCCAGGTGGCGCGCTACCAGGGGCGGCGGGTGTTCGGCTTCACGCGTCCGGGAGACGTGGACGCGCGGGACTTCGCGCTGCGGTTGGGGGCCGAGTGGGCGGGGGACTCGGACGTGCTGCCGCCCGAGCCATTGGACGCGGCCATCCTCTTCGCCCCCGTGGGGAGCCTGGTCCCCGCGGCTCTGGCCGCCGTGGAGAAGGGCGGCACGGTGGTGTGCGGGGGCATCCACATGAGCGACATCCCCGCCTTTCCCTACTCCCTGCTGTGGGGTGAGCGCACCGTGCGCTCCGTGGCGAACCTGACGCGGCAGGACGGGTTGGACTTCCTCGCGCTCGCACCCCGGGTGCCGGTGCGCACCGAGGTGCAACCCTTCCCGCTGGAGGCCGCCAACGAGGCGCTGGCGGCCCTGCGCGAGGGGCGGATCCGTGGCGCGGCGGTGCTGGAGATGAGCGCCACGGGGGCGGGCTAGAAGCCGACGCCGCTCACACGTGTCCCCGGCGACGCGCTCAGCGACGAGAGGCTCGTGTGGAGCACGAAGCTTCCCGTGGCGCTCGCGTCGGGGCTGCGGTTCATCGACACGCCGTCCTGGCTGGCCAGCGCGCTCGTGTAGGTGAACATGTCGATCGTCGTCGCGGTCCCGGTGGAAGAGGTCTTCACCGTCACCGTGTCGCCGCCGTTGTTGAGGCTGAGCGTGCCGGTGGACGCGACCACGGCGTTGGTCGTCCCCGCGGGAATCCCGCTCGCGCCGCCGAACACCACGATGGCCTTGCCCGCGCCGAGCACCGTCCCCGCCGCGAAGGTGTGCCGCACCGACGTGGCGTCCGACAGGGTCCAACCGCTGATGT contains:
- a CDS encoding zinc-dependent alcohol dehydrogenase family protein, giving the protein MRAMVLHAPGLPLRLEERPIPEPGPEQLLLKVHACAVCRTDLHVMDGELTRPRLPLVLGHEIVGTVVKAGERAGLLGPGTRVGVPWLGWSDRTCRYCLSGRENLCDNARFTGYQLDGGYAEYAVADHRFCFPIPEGYPNLQAAPLLCAGLIGYRCLRMAGDAERLGLYGFGAAAHVIIQVARYQGRRVFGFTRPGDVDARDFALRLGAEWAGDSDVLPPEPLDAAILFAPVGSLVPAALAAVEKGGTVVCGGIHMSDIPAFPYSLLWGERTVRSVANLTRQDGLDFLALAPRVPVRTEVQPFPLEAANEALAALREGRIRGAAVLEMSATGAG